One Saimiri boliviensis isolate mSaiBol1 chromosome 17, mSaiBol1.pri, whole genome shotgun sequence genomic window carries:
- the ENDOV gene encoding endonuclease V isoform X4 — protein sequence MAQEADGWLSEETLSLWKREQARLKARVVDRDTEAWQRDPAFSGLRRVGGVDVSFVKGDSVRACASLVVLSYPELEVVYEESRMVSLTAPYVSGFLAFREVPFLLELVQQLREKEPDLMPQVLLVDGNGVLHHQGFGMACHLGVLTDLPCVGVAKKLLQVDGLENDALHKEKIRLLQAGGDSFPLLGGSGTVLGMALKSHDRSTRPLYVSVGHKMSLEAAVRLTCCCCKFRIPEPVRQADFCSREHIRKALGHPGPPTPRSLKAQRPKACPRGDSGESAGSAPSPHRQADRATSWGRCSAAQLQLRQR from the exons atggcccaggaggcagatggaTGGCTGTCGGAGGAAACGCTGTCTCTGTGGAAACG GGAGCAAGCTCGGCTGAAGGCTCGCGTCGTAGACCGGGACACTGAGGCGTGGCAGCGGGACCCCGCCTTCTCGGGGCTGCGGAGGGTCGGGGGCGTTGACGTGTCCTTCGTGAAAGGGGACAGTGTCCGTGCTTGTGCCTCTCTGGTGGTGCTCAGCTACCCTGAGCTCGAG GTGGTGTATGAGGAGAGCCGCATGGTCAGCCTCACAGCCCCCTACGTGTCGGGCTTCCTGGCCTTCCGAGAGGTGCCCTTCCTGCTGGAGCTTGTGCAGCAGCTGCGAGAGAAGGAGCCGGACCTCATGCCCCAG GTCCTTCTCGTGGATGGAAATGGGGTGCTCCACCATCAAG GCTTTGGGATGGCCTGCCACCTTGGGGTCCTTACAGACCTGCCTTGCGTTGGGGTGGCCAAGAAACTTCTGCAGGTGGACGGGCTGGAGAACGACGCCCTGCACAAGGAGAAG ATCCGACTCCTGCAGGCTGGAGGAGACTCGTTCCCTCTGCTGGGAGGCTCTGGGACTGTCCTGGGAATG GCCCTGAAGAGCCACGACCGCAGCACCAGGCCCCTGTACGTCTCCGTGGGccacaagatgagcctggaggcAGCCGTGCGCCTGACCTGCTGCTGCTGCAAGTTCCGGATCCCAGAGCCTGTGCGCCAG GCTGACTTCTGTTCCCGAGAGCACATCCGCAAGGCCCTGGGACACCCTGGACCCCCCACACCGAG GAGCCTGAAGGCGCAGAGGCCAAAGGCATGCCCCAGAGGAGACTCTGGAGAGTCCGCAG GTAGCGCGCCCAGTCCCCACAGACAGGCTGACCGTGCCACCTCATGGGGACGCTGCAGCGCAGCCCAGCTCCAGCTGAGGCAGAGGTGA
- the ENDOV gene encoding endonuclease V isoform X3, translating into MAQEADGWLSEETLSLWKREQARLKARVVDRDTEAWQRDPAFSGLRRVGGVDVSFVKGDSVRACASLVVLSYPELEVVYEESRMVSLTAPYVSGFLAFREVPFLLELVQQLREKEPDLMPQVLLVDGNGVLHHQGFGMACHLGVLTDLPCVGVAKKLLQVDGLENDALHKEKIRLLQAGGDSFPLLGGSGTVLGMALKSHDRSTRPLYVSVGHKMSLEAAVRLTCCCCKFRIPEPVRQADFCSREHIRKALGHPGPPTPR; encoded by the exons atggcccaggaggcagatggaTGGCTGTCGGAGGAAACGCTGTCTCTGTGGAAACG GGAGCAAGCTCGGCTGAAGGCTCGCGTCGTAGACCGGGACACTGAGGCGTGGCAGCGGGACCCCGCCTTCTCGGGGCTGCGGAGGGTCGGGGGCGTTGACGTGTCCTTCGTGAAAGGGGACAGTGTCCGTGCTTGTGCCTCTCTGGTGGTGCTCAGCTACCCTGAGCTCGAG GTGGTGTATGAGGAGAGCCGCATGGTCAGCCTCACAGCCCCCTACGTGTCGGGCTTCCTGGCCTTCCGAGAGGTGCCCTTCCTGCTGGAGCTTGTGCAGCAGCTGCGAGAGAAGGAGCCGGACCTCATGCCCCAG GTCCTTCTCGTGGATGGAAATGGGGTGCTCCACCATCAAG GCTTTGGGATGGCCTGCCACCTTGGGGTCCTTACAGACCTGCCTTGCGTTGGGGTGGCCAAGAAACTTCTGCAGGTGGACGGGCTGGAGAACGACGCCCTGCACAAGGAGAAG ATCCGACTCCTGCAGGCTGGAGGAGACTCGTTCCCTCTGCTGGGAGGCTCTGGGACTGTCCTGGGAATG GCCCTGAAGAGCCACGACCGCAGCACCAGGCCCCTGTACGTCTCCGTGGGccacaagatgagcctggaggcAGCCGTGCGCCTGACCTGCTGCTGCTGCAAGTTCCGGATCCCAGAGCCTGTGCGCCAG GCTGACTTCTGTTCCCGAGAGCACATCCGCAAGGCCCTGGGACACCCTGGACCCCCCACACCGAGGTGA
- the ENDOV gene encoding endonuclease V isoform X2, which translates to MAQEADGWLSEETLSLWKREQARLKARVVDRDTEAWQRDPAFSGLRRVGGVDVSFVKGDSVRACASLVVLSYPELEVVYEESRMVSLTAPYVSGFLAFREVPFLLELVQQLREKEPDLMPQVLLVDGNGVLHHQGFGMACHLGVLTDLPCVGVAKKLLQVDGLENDALHKEKIRLLQAGGDSFPLLGGSGTVLGMALKSHDRSTRPLYVSVGHKMSLEAAVRLTCCCCKFRIPEPVRQADFCSREHIRKALGHPGPPTPRPGI; encoded by the exons atggcccaggaggcagatggaTGGCTGTCGGAGGAAACGCTGTCTCTGTGGAAACG GGAGCAAGCTCGGCTGAAGGCTCGCGTCGTAGACCGGGACACTGAGGCGTGGCAGCGGGACCCCGCCTTCTCGGGGCTGCGGAGGGTCGGGGGCGTTGACGTGTCCTTCGTGAAAGGGGACAGTGTCCGTGCTTGTGCCTCTCTGGTGGTGCTCAGCTACCCTGAGCTCGAG GTGGTGTATGAGGAGAGCCGCATGGTCAGCCTCACAGCCCCCTACGTGTCGGGCTTCCTGGCCTTCCGAGAGGTGCCCTTCCTGCTGGAGCTTGTGCAGCAGCTGCGAGAGAAGGAGCCGGACCTCATGCCCCAG GTCCTTCTCGTGGATGGAAATGGGGTGCTCCACCATCAAG GCTTTGGGATGGCCTGCCACCTTGGGGTCCTTACAGACCTGCCTTGCGTTGGGGTGGCCAAGAAACTTCTGCAGGTGGACGGGCTGGAGAACGACGCCCTGCACAAGGAGAAG ATCCGACTCCTGCAGGCTGGAGGAGACTCGTTCCCTCTGCTGGGAGGCTCTGGGACTGTCCTGGGAATG GCCCTGAAGAGCCACGACCGCAGCACCAGGCCCCTGTACGTCTCCGTGGGccacaagatgagcctggaggcAGCCGTGCGCCTGACCTGCTGCTGCTGCAAGTTCCGGATCCCAGAGCCTGTGCGCCAG GCTGACTTCTGTTCCCGAGAGCACATCCGCAAGGCCCTGGGACACCCTGGACCCCCCACACCGAG GCCCGGCATCTGA
- the ENDOV gene encoding endonuclease V isoform X1: MAQEADGWLSEETLSLWKREQARLKARVVDRDTEAWQRDPAFSGLRRVGGVDVSFVKGDSVRACASLVVLSYPELEVVYEESRMVSLTAPYVSGFLAFREVPFLLELVQQLREKEPDLMPQVLLVDGNGVLHHQGFGMACHLGVLTDLPCVGVAKKLLQVDGLENDALHKEKIRLLQAGGDSFPLLGGSGTVLGMALKSHDRSTRPLYVSVGHKMSLEAAVRLTCCCCKFRIPEPVRQADFCSREHIRKALGHPGPPTPSVLTRSLKAQRPKACPRGDSGESAGEGQPPEDHSLDPRTAPRPGSQEQ; this comes from the exons atggcccaggaggcagatggaTGGCTGTCGGAGGAAACGCTGTCTCTGTGGAAACG GGAGCAAGCTCGGCTGAAGGCTCGCGTCGTAGACCGGGACACTGAGGCGTGGCAGCGGGACCCCGCCTTCTCGGGGCTGCGGAGGGTCGGGGGCGTTGACGTGTCCTTCGTGAAAGGGGACAGTGTCCGTGCTTGTGCCTCTCTGGTGGTGCTCAGCTACCCTGAGCTCGAG GTGGTGTATGAGGAGAGCCGCATGGTCAGCCTCACAGCCCCCTACGTGTCGGGCTTCCTGGCCTTCCGAGAGGTGCCCTTCCTGCTGGAGCTTGTGCAGCAGCTGCGAGAGAAGGAGCCGGACCTCATGCCCCAG GTCCTTCTCGTGGATGGAAATGGGGTGCTCCACCATCAAG GCTTTGGGATGGCCTGCCACCTTGGGGTCCTTACAGACCTGCCTTGCGTTGGGGTGGCCAAGAAACTTCTGCAGGTGGACGGGCTGGAGAACGACGCCCTGCACAAGGAGAAG ATCCGACTCCTGCAGGCTGGAGGAGACTCGTTCCCTCTGCTGGGAGGCTCTGGGACTGTCCTGGGAATG GCCCTGAAGAGCCACGACCGCAGCACCAGGCCCCTGTACGTCTCCGTGGGccacaagatgagcctggaggcAGCCGTGCGCCTGACCTGCTGCTGCTGCAAGTTCCGGATCCCAGAGCCTGTGCGCCAG GCTGACTTCTGTTCCCGAGAGCACATCCGCAAGGCCCTGGGACACCCTGGACCCCCCACACCGAG TGTCCTCACCAGGAGCCTGAAGGCGCAGAGGCCAAAGGCATGCCCCAGAGGAGACTCTGGAGAGTCCGCAGGTGAGGGCCAGCCCCCAGAGGACCACAGCCTGGACCCCCGGACAGCCCCAAGGCCAGGCTCTCAGGAGCAGTAG